A window of Rubricoccus marinus contains these coding sequences:
- a CDS encoding aminotransferase class I/II-fold pyridoxal phosphate-dependent enzyme gives MLHDPFDGLFDSEDPDASGLIAGATAERWMQTVGWGRRADLYTYSQPLAGPPGARADVGGREVVSASSYDYLGLASHPDVISAAADAVQRFGVGTGGVRLLTGTCDLHRELEATLAAHYSQGAALAFSSGYLANVAVLAALLGPDDVAVLDARCHRSIVDGCRLARVPVRLWRHNDVEHLDRVLSEAAPEARKTLVVTEGVFSMDGDLGPLAEIVETAERHGAYVMVDEAHALGAVGARGEGSWGALGVDPSRVHLWTGSLSKGLGASGGFVACGADVGAFLQHGAAPFFFSQALAPASTAAALASLGVMQREPERHAALRRNADLLREGVQAAGFDVGASASPIVPVVVGDDEAAYRLARDLWEHGVWATAVVFPAVARGAARLRLCATALHTPEDIDAICAALAACAPVPA, from the coding sequence AGACCGTCGGCTGGGGACGGCGGGCGGACCTGTACACGTACAGCCAGCCTCTGGCGGGGCCGCCGGGCGCGCGCGCCGACGTGGGTGGGCGCGAGGTCGTGTCCGCGAGCAGCTACGACTACCTGGGCCTGGCGTCGCACCCCGACGTGATCAGCGCAGCGGCGGACGCGGTGCAGCGGTTCGGGGTGGGGACGGGCGGCGTGCGGCTCCTGACCGGGACGTGCGACCTGCATCGCGAGCTGGAAGCGACACTTGCGGCGCACTACAGTCAGGGCGCCGCGCTGGCATTCTCGTCGGGCTACCTCGCGAACGTGGCCGTGCTCGCGGCGCTGCTCGGGCCAGACGACGTGGCCGTGCTCGACGCGCGTTGTCACCGCTCCATCGTGGACGGCTGTCGCCTCGCGCGCGTGCCCGTCCGCCTCTGGCGCCACAATGACGTGGAGCACCTGGACCGGGTGCTGAGCGAAGCGGCGCCAGAGGCCCGCAAGACGCTCGTCGTGACCGAGGGCGTGTTCTCGATGGACGGCGACCTCGGGCCTCTGGCGGAGATCGTGGAGACGGCGGAGCGGCACGGCGCGTACGTGATGGTGGACGAAGCGCACGCGCTGGGCGCGGTCGGTGCCAGAGGCGAGGGGAGCTGGGGCGCGCTCGGCGTGGACCCGTCGCGCGTGCATCTGTGGACGGGCTCGCTCTCGAAAGGACTCGGCGCTTCGGGCGGGTTCGTGGCCTGCGGCGCCGACGTGGGCGCGTTTCTTCAGCACGGCGCGGCGCCGTTCTTCTTTTCGCAGGCTCTCGCACCCGCCTCCACGGCTGCGGCGCTGGCCTCGCTCGGCGTGATGCAGCGCGAGCCCGAGCGGCACGCGGCGCTCAGGCGCAACGCGGACCTCTTGCGCGAGGGCGTGCAGGCGGCGGGCTTCGACGTGGGCGCGAGCGCGTCGCCCATCGTGCCCGTCGTTGTTGGCGATGACGAGGCGGCGTACCGGCTCGCGCGCGACCTGTGGGAGCATGGCGTCTGGGCCACGGCCGTCGTCTTCCCGGCCGTCGCCAGAGGCGCGGCGCGGCTTCGCCTTTGCGCGACCGCGCTCCACACGCCAGAGGACATCGACGCGATCTGCGCCGCTCTCGCGGCGTGCGCGCCCGTTCCGGCGTGA